Proteins from a single region of Weeksella virosa DSM 16922:
- a CDS encoding ABC transporter permease translates to MKQVLLVAQREFLTQVKNKSFIIMTVLSPLLIILAIGAVVWFSMANEEHKNIAVVDESGLFFTELKSTPTTSYLFYTKNELNSIKDTLNGSKFLNALLHIPLVSKTDLSPLDKHTQLFTNGNLGMEERTKIKLTLDKKAEEMLLQNKGVDPEVIYNTKSNIKLNVYNVKDGKEDSGLAVKIGLSAFLCYIIFTFIMIYGVRVMRSVVEEKQNRVIEIIISSVKPFELMMGKIIGTTLVATTQFAIWIAITLILVTIFPAIMAARMSMMTENLPEEASATLGENPDIMHQINDISTTLLSLNYPVIIIAFIGFFILGYLFYSSIFAAIGSAVDNDTDTQQFTFLPLVPMMVGLYGSFTTLQNPDGPVAFWLSMFPLTSPISMMTRIPFDVPVWQLALSLGILIVSTLIMILIAARIYRVGILMFGKKPTIKEMIKWINYKN, encoded by the coding sequence ATGAAACAAGTTCTACTCGTTGCGCAACGAGAATTCCTGACGCAAGTAAAAAATAAATCTTTCATTATCATGACTGTTTTATCACCTTTGCTAATTATTCTGGCAATCGGTGCAGTAGTTTGGTTTAGCATGGCCAATGAAGAACATAAAAATATTGCGGTGGTTGATGAAAGTGGATTATTTTTCACCGAGCTAAAGTCTACACCGACGACTTCTTATCTTTTTTATACCAAAAACGAACTAAATTCGATAAAAGACACCCTAAATGGAAGTAAATTCCTCAACGCTCTTCTTCATATTCCATTGGTAAGCAAAACTGATTTGTCTCCGCTTGATAAGCATACACAACTCTTTACAAACGGGAATTTGGGTATGGAAGAACGTACGAAAATTAAGCTTACTTTGGATAAAAAAGCAGAAGAAATGCTTTTACAAAACAAAGGTGTTGACCCAGAGGTTATCTACAATACAAAATCGAATATAAAGCTAAATGTTTATAATGTAAAAGATGGTAAAGAAGATTCTGGTTTGGCTGTAAAAATTGGTCTTTCTGCCTTTTTGTGTTATATAATATTCACATTTATCATGATTTACGGTGTACGAGTGATGCGCTCTGTGGTTGAAGAAAAGCAAAATAGAGTTATCGAAATTATTATTTCTTCTGTGAAACCTTTCGAACTGATGATGGGAAAAATTATAGGCACAACGTTGGTTGCCACTACACAATTCGCTATTTGGATTGCTATAACCCTTATTTTGGTGACAATTTTTCCTGCGATTATGGCTGCAAGAATGAGTATGATGACCGAAAATTTACCCGAAGAAGCATCCGCAACCTTAGGAGAGAATCCTGATATTATGCACCAAATAAACGATATCTCGACTACTTTATTAAGCCTAAATTATCCAGTTATTATAATTGCATTCATTGGTTTTTTCATTTTAGGCTATTTGTTTTACAGTAGTATATTTGCGGCAATTGGTTCGGCTGTGGACAATGACACCGACACGCAACAATTTACTTTTTTACCTTTGGTCCCAATGATGGTCGGATTGTACGGAAGTTTTACAACACTACAAAACCCCGATGGTCCTGTTGCCTTCTGGTTATCGATGTTTCCGCTAACGTCACCGATTTCGATGATGACTCGTATTCCGTTCGATGTTCCTGTTTGGCAATTAGCTCTGTCGTTAGGAATTTTAATTGTTTCTACCTTGATTATGATTCTTATTGCTGCGAGAATCTATCGAGTTGGAATTCTGATGTTTGGTAAAAAACCTACTATAAAAGAAATGATAAAATGGATTAATTATAAAAATTAA
- a CDS encoding MGMT family protein, with the protein MSLDKPTNTFAEIYEIVRKIPLGKVSTYGRIAAILGSTSGARMVGYALNHAHVDSSIPAHRVVNRNGQLTGKMHFHPPQLMQQLLENEGFIIENDQIVNFKENLWP; encoded by the coding sequence ATGAGTTTAGACAAACCAACAAATACATTTGCAGAAATATACGAAATTGTGAGGAAAATCCCGTTAGGAAAAGTTTCAACTTACGGTCGTATTGCAGCCATTTTAGGATCTACAAGTGGAGCTAGGATGGTTGGCTACGCTCTCAATCATGCACATGTTGATAGCTCTATTCCTGCTCATCGAGTTGTTAACCGTAACGGACAATTAACAGGGAAAATGCATTTTCATCCTCCACAACTCATGCAGCAATTATTAGAAAATGAAGGTTTTATAATCGAAAACGATCAAATCGTCAACTTCAAAGAAAATTTATGGCCTTAA
- a CDS encoding ABC transporter ATP-binding protein, producing MEYLLQAENVTKRYADKTALNSFDLNIPKGSIYGLLGPNGAGKTTFIRIINQITAPDEGKIILNNQPLNKESIAHVGYMPEERGLYKNMKVGEQAMYFAKLKGLSHTEARDRTQYWFDKLGISSWWGKKLGELSKGMGQKVQFVITVIHNPALLIFDEPFSGFDPVNASIIAQEILELRDKGTTVIFSTHRMESVEEMCDHVALINLSNKVLDGTIEEVRNQYKTGKYRIMLSNVAEEAFANFSQHYSTENVLQTPFGHSFDLKFDKSISPNHVLSELAKVGEIHQFSEIIPSMNDIFLEAVQQSNH from the coding sequence ATGGAATATTTATTACAAGCTGAAAACGTAACCAAGCGTTATGCCGACAAAACGGCACTGAATTCGTTTGACCTCAACATCCCGAAAGGTTCTATATATGGTCTTTTGGGTCCAAATGGAGCAGGAAAAACGACTTTTATTAGAATTATCAATCAAATTACCGCACCAGATGAAGGTAAAATTATCCTCAATAATCAACCCCTAAACAAAGAAAGTATTGCACATGTGGGTTATATGCCCGAAGAAAGAGGTTTGTATAAAAACATGAAAGTCGGTGAGCAAGCCATGTATTTTGCAAAACTAAAAGGTTTATCGCATACAGAAGCGCGCGATAGAACACAGTATTGGTTCGACAAGCTTGGTATTTCTTCTTGGTGGGGAAAGAAATTAGGTGAATTATCGAAAGGTATGGGACAAAAGGTACAATTTGTCATCACTGTAATACACAATCCCGCTTTACTTATTTTCGATGAGCCTTTTAGTGGTTTCGATCCTGTAAATGCAAGCATCATTGCACAAGAAATTTTAGAATTACGCGACAAAGGAACAACTGTTATTTTCTCTACACATCGTATGGAGTCGGTAGAAGAAATGTGTGATCATGTTGCCTTGATTAATCTTTCTAATAAAGTTTTGGATGGTACGATTGAGGAAGTCCGTAACCAATACAAAACAGGTAAATATAGGATTATGCTAAGCAATGTTGCCGAAGAAGCATTTGCCAATTTCTCACAACACTATTCTACCGAAAATGTACTTCAGACTCCTTTTGGTCATTCATTCGACCTGAAGTTTGATAAAAGTATTTCTCCTAATCATGTATTGTCGGAGTTGGCCAAAGTGGGTGAAATTCATCAATTCAGTGAAATTATACCTTCTATGAACGATATTTTCTTAGAGGCTGTTCAACAATCAAATCATTAA
- a CDS encoding UDP-2,3-diacylglucosamine diphosphatase, whose translation MKRKVDLVIISDVHLGTYGCKAKELLAYLKSIKPKKIILNGDFIDIWQFKKSYFPATHLEIIKHILNLSLKGTEVIYITGNHDEFLRKFPKVQFGNIQIVDKLVLTVDYKKVWIFHGDVFDLSVQHSKWIAKLGGIGYDYLIRINNLSNWVLKQFGYEKYSFSKKIKNSVKKAVKYINDFEQTAAELAIENNYDYVICGHIHQPQIKKVTTNKGECVYLNSGDWIENLTTIEFHKGLWKIHHYETGQFEYENQEDWLKNELLEQDEQMFENLMESIQIKIK comes from the coding sequence ATGAAAAGAAAAGTTGATTTGGTGATTATCTCTGATGTGCATTTAGGGACGTACGGTTGCAAAGCAAAAGAACTGTTGGCCTACCTGAAAAGCATAAAACCAAAAAAAATAATTCTCAATGGTGATTTTATTGATATTTGGCAGTTTAAGAAAAGTTATTTCCCCGCTACACATTTAGAAATCATCAAACATATCCTCAACCTTTCTCTTAAAGGAACAGAAGTGATTTACATTACAGGAAATCATGACGAGTTTCTTCGCAAATTTCCCAAGGTACAATTTGGTAATATTCAGATTGTAGACAAATTAGTTCTAACGGTAGATTATAAAAAAGTATGGATTTTCCATGGAGATGTTTTCGATTTATCCGTACAGCATTCTAAATGGATTGCAAAATTAGGCGGAATAGGATACGATTATCTAATCCGAATCAATAATCTATCGAACTGGGTGCTAAAACAATTTGGATATGAAAAATACTCTTTCTCTAAAAAAATAAAAAATTCGGTAAAAAAAGCAGTCAAATATATAAATGATTTCGAGCAGACAGCAGCCGAACTCGCCATTGAGAATAATTATGATTATGTAATATGTGGGCATATTCATCAACCACAAATCAAAAAAGTGACAACCAATAAAGGTGAGTGCGTGTATCTGAACTCTGGTGACTGGATAGAAAATCTTACCACTATAGAATTTCATAAAGGATTATGGAAAATTCATCACTACGAGACAGGGCAATTCGAGTATGAAAATCAGGAAGATTGGTTGAAAAATGAGCTCCTCGAGCAAGATGAGCAAATGTTCGAGAATTTGATGGAAAGCATTCAAATAAAAATTAAATGA
- a CDS encoding AI-2E family transporter has protein sequence MENKQFQLKESARASLRRHRNRKLPFVVKLACVLVSLVTLFYISIVGKSIIVPLIIGFLLSMVLLPIANFLERKLRFPRIVSSLLSPIMFVLVVLGVMFLLGTQIVQFQNELPELQKQLIDLFHKTQQFIAEQFNVTEQEQLNYLKKNTESTIKHGGAVVGDVVSTMTTVIGSSVFVFLYTFFFLLYRSHLTKFIVWCFPPSEQKKVRNVVSSIQSIIKQYIVGLGIQITFITVALFTAFSIIGIKYAFFFAALCGLLNLIPYIGIFSATVLATLVTLATNEPINALWVVISVIVVNSIDGNILTPKVIGSKVSLNSFVVLFGIIVAESIWGMAGMFLAIPILAIARIVFDAVEDLKPYGFLLGEENAPTPMFEKYYNLYFTKTKPKDEDLPQNLQTEEQNHQEFDERKSDETDKDS, from the coding sequence ATGGAAAATAAACAATTTCAGTTGAAAGAAAGTGCACGTGCTTCACTTCGTCGACATCGCAACAGGAAACTTCCTTTTGTCGTGAAGCTCGCTTGTGTTTTGGTAAGTTTAGTTACTTTATTTTATATCTCAATTGTCGGTAAATCGATTATTGTGCCTTTGATTATTGGTTTTCTTTTATCAATGGTATTATTACCGATAGCAAATTTCCTCGAAAGAAAGTTGCGCTTTCCTAGAATTGTAAGTTCTTTGCTTTCTCCGATCATGTTTGTTCTTGTAGTTTTGGGAGTTATGTTTTTGTTGGGGACTCAAATTGTACAATTCCAGAATGAGTTGCCCGAATTACAAAAACAATTAATCGATTTGTTTCATAAAACCCAACAATTTATTGCCGAACAATTTAATGTGACGGAACAAGAACAACTAAACTACTTGAAAAAAAATACAGAATCGACTATCAAACATGGCGGTGCTGTAGTTGGTGATGTTGTGTCAACAATGACAACCGTGATCGGCTCTTCTGTTTTTGTATTCTTATATACTTTTTTCTTTCTGCTCTATCGTAGCCATCTTACTAAATTTATTGTTTGGTGTTTTCCTCCAAGCGAACAAAAAAAAGTGCGTAATGTAGTTAGCTCTATCCAAAGCATTATCAAACAATACATCGTAGGTTTGGGCATACAGATTACTTTTATTACGGTTGCTTTGTTTACTGCATTTTCTATTATTGGGATAAAATATGCCTTCTTTTTTGCAGCTCTTTGTGGTCTTCTAAACCTAATACCCTATATCGGTATTTTCTCTGCAACAGTTTTGGCTACTTTGGTGACCTTGGCAACAAACGAACCCATCAATGCTTTGTGGGTAGTGATCTCCGTGATTGTTGTCAATTCGATTGATGGCAATATTCTAACACCAAAAGTAATAGGATCAAAAGTTTCTCTAAATTCATTTGTAGTACTTTTCGGTATTATCGTAGCAGAAAGTATTTGGGGGATGGCCGGAATGTTTTTAGCGATTCCGATTTTGGCAATTGCGCGTATTGTTTTCGATGCGGTCGAAGACCTGAAACCTTACGGATTTTTGTTAGGCGAAGAGAATGCACCTACCCCTATGTTCGAGAAATATTATAATTTATATTTCACGAAAACAAAACCAAAAGACGAAGATTTACCACAAAATCTACAAACAGAAGAGCAAAATCATCAAGAATTTGATGAGCGAAAAAGTGATGAAACTGATAAAGATTCATAA
- a CDS encoding sterol desaturase family protein: MKFDKINNKGQAQLFENKFLEALTKGSPQLSWGIHLPILIFCFYYGYKNYQMPLGTMFMVFFGAIFFWTFFEYIAHRYIFHLISENPKLQRFAYVMHGNHHHYPRDRQRLFMPPVPSLIIVAALFGIFYLVMREYAFAFYPGFVLGWLMYASMHYMIHAMAPPFKFMKPLWRNHHLHHYKDETLGFGVSNTFWDKVFGTMFDLKKEKEDKEKVQELMFEKKK; encoded by the coding sequence ATGAAGTTTGATAAAATAAATAACAAAGGGCAAGCTCAACTCTTTGAAAATAAATTTTTAGAAGCACTTACCAAAGGTAGCCCACAATTAAGTTGGGGGATACATCTTCCGATTCTTATTTTCTGCTTTTATTACGGCTATAAAAATTATCAAATGCCATTGGGAACGATGTTCATGGTATTTTTCGGGGCAATATTCTTTTGGACTTTCTTTGAGTATATTGCGCATCGATATATTTTTCATCTGATAAGTGAAAATCCCAAACTGCAAAGATTTGCTTACGTAATGCACGGCAATCATCACCATTATCCACGGGATAGACAACGTTTGTTTATGCCTCCTGTGCCAAGTTTAATTATTGTTGCTGCTTTGTTTGGTATATTTTATCTTGTTATGAGAGAATATGCTTTTGCTTTTTATCCAGGTTTTGTTTTAGGATGGTTGATGTATGCATCAATGCACTATATGATCCATGCAATGGCTCCGCCGTTTAAGTTTATGAAACCTCTTTGGCGAAATCATCATCTCCACCATTACAAAGACGAAACCTTAGGTTTTGGCGTATCGAACACCTTTTGGGATAAAGTTTTTGGGACAATGTTCGACCTGAAAAAAGAGAAAGAAGATAAAGAAAAAGTTCAAGAGCTAATGTTCGAAAAGAAAAAATAA